A genomic window from Elaeis guineensis isolate ETL-2024a chromosome 3, EG11, whole genome shotgun sequence includes:
- the LOC105061582 gene encoding uncharacterized protein: MASVEESMPSMDDSSNTSSTQITGFRGKSDPAWNHCREAPKLSGNTKRMKLACLYCGKSFAGGGINRFKQHLAGVKGEVEPCRKVPADIRHQMIQNIQAISEKKKRTKEMGEDYNPFNARHKEHEEQVYYRQLGEDDDIQEIPPSSNKSADNTRGKNIEGGKEKQLGTIGNYFMPRTTPGAQPTIKSLLQNKEAVERCDLAVCMIDAIASMEPGYKAPNFHSVRGYLLTKNVDEVKKGTVFLKSVDASNISKTADMLYKLFKKIIMSVGFENVVHVVTDNAANYVAASKKLEQNFPTLFWSPCAAHCLNLIMQDIGKLVLVKNTVAHAADILNLKDLDGDDGENDGNDANRREDGGDENIATQEDVFANIDINFSPLA; encoded by the exons ATGGCCTCTGTTGAGGAAAGTATGccatccatggatgattcaagtaaTACTTCATCCACTCAAATAACTGGGTTTAGAGGTAAAAGTGATCCTGCATGGAATCATTGTAGAGAAGCTCCTAAACTTAGTGGTAATACCAAAAGGATGAAGTTGGCATGCTTGTATTGTGGAAAGTCATTTGCTGGTGGTGGGATCAATCGCTTCAAACAACATCTTGCAGGAGTAAAAGGAGAAGTAGAACCATGTCGCAAGGTGCCGGCGGATATTCGCCATCAAATGATACAAAATATTCAAGCTATtagtgagaagaagaaaagaacaaaGGAAATGGGTGAAGATTACAATCCCTTTAATGCAAGGCATAAGGAACATGAGGAACAAGTATATTATAGGCAATTAGGTGAAGATGATGACATACAAGAAATTCCTCCCTCATCAAACAAGTCTGCGGATAATacaagaggtaaaaatatagaaggTGGAAAAGAAAAACAACTAGGAACAATTGGAAATTATTTCATGCCAAGAACAACTCCTGGTGCTCAACCAACTATAAAAAGCTTGTTGCAAAACAAAGAAGCAGTTGAAAGGTGTGATCTTGCAGTG TGCATGATAGATGCAATAGCTAGTATGGAGCCTGGTTATAAAGCTCCAAATTTTCATTCTGTTCGTGGTTATTTGTTAACCAAGAATGTTGATGAGGTGAAAAA AGGGACCGTATTTTTGAAAAGCGTGGATGCTTCAAATATCTCAAAGACAGCTGATATGTTGTACAAgttgttcaaaaaaattatcatgtcCGTTGGTTTTGAAAATGTGGTTCATGTAGTGACTGATAATGCTGCAAACTATGTTGCTGCCAgtaaaaaattggagcaaaactTTCCTACACTTTTTTGGTCACCTTGTGCTGCTCATTGTCTTAATCTCATCATGCAAGACATTGGCAAGTTAGTTTTAGTGAAGAACACCGTAGCCCATGCTGCAG ATATATTGAACTTGAAAGATTTGGATGGTGATGATGGTGAAAATGATGGAAATGATGCGAATAGGAGAGAAGATGGAGGAGATGAGAACATTGCAACTCAAGAAGATGTTTTTGCAAATATTGACATAAATTTCAGTCCATTAGCTTGA